The Bacteriovorax sp. Seq25_V genome contains the following window.
TATCTTGATCAAGATGATATCGCCGATGATAAAGGAGGAGGAATTGGAATGGCCCTAGGATTTGGGCTTGAATTTCCAATTAAACTTAAAGAGTCTTATCTCAACCTTGAATTCCTACTTCACGATGTTGCTTTCCACGATAAGGAAACAAGGGAGTTTACTCCTCTTGAAGGAAAGAATGTGGGGTTTGAGAATCTTGCAGGATATGGTTATACAACTGTTCTCTCTTACGTGTGGAACTGGTAATCGGCCACACTCACAATAGGAAATTTATGATTGAAACATGTTTAGCATTTTCTCTGAGTGAAAGTTTTGACTTTAAAGCGCTGAGTGAACACTGTAAAATTCATTTTCACGCTCGCTCATTTCGCGAAGTAATTTCTGTTAATTTCCAAGATCAAGAATTTCATATTTTTGAATTTGGTGTCGTTGTTTACTGGGGAACCAATGGCTACAACCCAGAACTTTTCTTTTCTCAAATTAAGAAGTTCTTTATTAATCCTCAATCAGAAAAAACCTTTGATTTTTTCAAAGTCACAGTCATTGATGACTCTTCGACTGAATTTAGAATTAGAAGAGATCACCTACAACTAAATTCAAGTGATCCACTTCTTCGAATCGCGATTTCTTTTGCAATGGCACAGTCAGTGAAACTTGGCGAGATGGAAGAGTTTGTTATCAATGAAATTTCAGAACATTCAAATATTCCGCAAGACCTTGCGACGAGAGGAGATCTCAAACTTTCAAGAAAAGAGATGGCCAAAATCAGAGGGCGTATTTTTGTAACAGAATCGAGAATTAATCTTAAGTATGACCTTCTTGATAAGCCGGAATTTCTTTGGGATCACCCAGAGTATGATGAATACTATAACAAAACATATGAGTATCTTGAAGTTCATCAGCGCATGACTGTTCTTAATAAGAAGCTTTCTGTACTTCGTGATATTTTAAATATCCTCGCCGATGAATTACAGTTTAAACATTCGACAAATCTTGAGTGGATTATCATTATCCTAATTGGAATAGAAATTGTTATGTCATTAAGTGAATACACAGTGAAGTTTTTTAGTAATTAGTCCCTTTTAAGAATGAGTATAGGAGAGGAAAGCTCTCCTTAAACTCCCCTTCTACAAAATTATTCAAATTACTCGTCTGATGACATATTCCATATGTTGATAGAACATGAGCAGTAATAAATATTTTTTGATTCCTCTCAACTCTATTAAAATGTGTCTCTGTCACATGTAACTTTTCTAAGAGTTTAGGAATGTTTTCAAAACCATTTGTACTTGCGAATGAAGAATAAGATTTTAGTCTACTTTTTTCCTTCACATGCGATTCAAAGCTAAATCGTGGAGTATGAATATCGGAATCATGCACCATAGAAGCTGTAAAGAAGTCTTTAACATTTTGATCTGTCCGGTCATTAAATCTGGATAAAAATTTCAAAGACAATACATAAGTAAGCATAGAATGAGAAACTAGGAAGTCACCTTTTTTTAAAAACTCATTTAGTATTAGGAACAACTTTTTATCTGTTGAAATACTGTCTAAAATGGTTGAAATATGAGCAGTATATGTTTGAATTTCATTATTTTCAAAAAGATCGGAAGCATATGTAAAACAAAGGCTAATTTGATTTAACACTCTATTAACACTATCACCTTTAACATTCGGCCGCGAAAAACAATTAGAAAGAACCTTAGAAAAGCTTTCTTTTGAAACATAAAAGTCTCTAATTCCTTTTTTGTAAATATAATCTTTTAACAGCTCTATATTAGGCAACTCCTTACGACTCACTAAAACAAAGTGATCTCCACTTAATTTAATATAAATTTCATCCAACTGATCATATAGATTTAAAAGATCAATACTTCTAATCCTGC
Protein-coding sequences here:
- a CDS encoding RMD1 family protein → MIETCLAFSLSESFDFKALSEHCKIHFHARSFREVISVNFQDQEFHIFEFGVVVYWGTNGYNPELFFSQIKKFFINPQSEKTFDFFKVTVIDDSSTEFRIRRDHLQLNSSDPLLRIAISFAMAQSVKLGEMEEFVINEISEHSNIPQDLATRGDLKLSRKEMAKIRGRIFVTESRINLKYDLLDKPEFLWDHPEYDEYYNKTYEYLEVHQRMTVLNKKLSVLRDILNILADELQFKHSTNLEWIIIILIGIEIVMSLSEYTVKFFSN
- a CDS encoding response regulator — encoded protein: MKILLVDDNADILELLSILISDNYRSASLSFFSNSKDAINELRRDSSYNLIISDYQMPEGNGDLLYYENLKYRIPFIFHSSSLDELQRVLKLEEGGQLAFLDKPCDVSSLLELVGKCLVDNGALSPFCRIRSIDLLNLYDQLDEIYIKLSGDHFVLVSRKELPNIELLKDYIYKKGIRDFYVSKESFSKVLSNCFSRPNVKGDSVNRVLNQISLCFTYASDLFENNEIQTYTAHISTILDSISTDKKLFLILNEFLKKGDFLVSHSMLTYVLSLKFLSRFNDRTDQNVKDFFTASMVHDSDIHTPRFSFESHVKEKSRLKSYSSFASTNGFENIPKLLEKLHVTETHFNRVERNQKIFITAHVLSTYGICHQTSNLNNFVEGEFKESFPLLYSFLKGTNY